One Streptomyces sp. CG4 genomic window, TCGTTCCGGTGGCGTCGTACGAGGTCAGACTCCCAGTTGCAGGCCGTCCGCCGCCTCCTCGACCATGGCGAGGCCCAGCCGGCTGACGCGCACCGAGAACGGGGCGCCGGCAACGCGCAGCCCGGTCAGGACGAGTTCGCCGAGCGGTGCGCTGCGCACCGGGCACAGGGTGACCGTACCGGCGGGGGTGTCGGGGCGGATGCCTGCGAGTGCGGTGAGCATCGTGATCGCGGAGGCCGCCGCGACGGCTGCCGGCCGGCAGGCCGCGGGGTGCGGGAGGGGAGCGCTCCCGCTGAAGCGCTGTTCACCGGCGAACATGTCCGGCAGCCGGTGGCCGAAGTGTTCCGCCGCGTCCAGCAGTCCTCTCAGCAGGCCGCTCGCCTCCTTCTCATAGCCGGCGGCGGCCAGTCCGGCGACGGCGAGTGCGGTGTCGTGGACCCGGACGGCTCCGGTCCGGTGGCCGAACGGGTTGTGTCCCGCTTCCTTGGCGCCGAGTCCCCGCAGTCCCCAGCCCGCGTCCATGGCGGGGGTGCCGAGCAGTCTGGCGAGGTTATCGGTCTGTACGGGATCGAGCAGGCCGGGGGCGAGCCGACCGGAGCCCAGCAGGCCGGTGTCGAGGAGGTGGACGACGGTGGAGCCCAGGTGCGGCACGGGTCGGCCGTCCGGGGCCAGGGCCGCGGCCGGGCGTCCGCCGCCGCGGTCCTCGACCCAGAAGTCGGCTCGGAACGCCGCCCGCAGGGCCTGGGCCCACTCCCGTAACTCGATGGCGCCGGGCCGGTCGAAGGCGTCGAGGAGATCGGCGCCGAGCAGGGCCGCCCGATAGGCGTGGGCCTGTGTGTCGCAGCGGGCCGGGCCGCCGGGCTGGGGGTCGGGGAGGTAGGGGCCGGCACCGGCGGTGGTCCGCAGCCAGGTGAGACAGCGTTCCGCGGCGGGCAGCAGCTCTCTCGTCTCCTGCTCGGGAAGTCCCCAGCGGCGGGCCTCGGCGAGCAGGACGGGGAAGAGCAGGGTGGCTTCCGTGCCCGTGCAGGCAGGCGGGAGGAACGGGCCGGCGTCGCGTCGCGGCCCGGGGATCAGGCCGGCCTGCGGGTTGCGGTCCGGGAGCTGGGTGCGGACCAGGGTGCGCAGGGTGCCCGCGGCCAGCCGGGTGCCGAGCGGCAGGGTCATGCGGGCTGCGGCCAGGGCCTCGGCGGGGGCCAGTCCGCAGCGCCAGGGCGCGCCCGCGGCGAGGTGGATGCCGGCGGGGTGGGCGGCGTCGCGCAGGAGCAGCGCCTGGAGGTCGGCGATCGCCGCGTCCAGCAGCGAGGTCACCCGGGAGTCGTCGCCGGTCGCCCGGGCTGGGGCGAGCGGGCTGGTGGTGGCATGACCCGCGGGCCGCAGCGGCCCCGCGCCGTCGAGCCGCACCCGGAGTTCGACGGTTGCCGTGGCGCCGGGCGGCAGGTCCAGTTCCCACCGGAGCAGTCCGGCCGACGCGAGGGCGTCGGCGGGCGGCGGGTCGGCGATGACGGAGGCGGCGGCTCCGGCCGTGGCCCAGCGCAGGCCCGAGTCATGGACGGTGGCGGGGAGTTCGGGGCCTGCCCGGCCGGAGGCGATGACGGCGAGTTCGGCGAGGTCCGTACCGAGGGCCACCTCGACGGGCAGCCTCAGCGGGCGGGCGGCGGCGTTGCGCAGGGTGATCCGTTCGGTTCCGTCGGCGCGGCGGGTCCGCTCGACCACGACATCCGGATCGGGGCCCGCCGACGGGGAGACCCTCAGCGTTCCCACGAAACGGGCGCTGTCGGCGCCCGTCATCCTGGCCTGCACGGCCAGCGGTTCTCGGCCGGCCACGCGGATCCGACACCGTGCGAGCAGGCGCCTGCCACCCCGGTAGAACCCGTCCAGTCCGCGGCCGGTCAGCTGTCCCTCTCCGGAGATGGCGAGGCCCGGCAGGGCGACACAGACCAGGACGGCGTGCGTGGGCGGCAGCTCGGGGGCCGGGCGGACGGCCTGCGGTGTGCGTACCGGCGTGGCTGCGGCGGGCCTGCGGCCGCGCCCCGGCGGCGCCGATGGCCAGGCGCGGCCCACCGCGGGGTTCGGCTCGCGGACCGTGAGCGAGGGCGGAATCTCGATGGTCTGCCGTGCGGTGACGGCGGCACCGTCCGACGGGAACCACTCGCGTCTGTCCCAGGGCGGACGTTCGTCTTCGGGGGCGTAGGAGGGAGTCGGCTGTTGGTGCATGGGGTGGCTTCCTCCGCGCTCGGTGCGCCTCGGACCTGCTGGGCGGCCGGCGGGACGCCCTGGGGGGGATGAGTCGTACGGCGGCAGGGCCTGTCCGGGCGTTCCGCCACTCAGGTGAACGGAGCGGGACTCGTCCGGGTCACGGCTCGGCTCGGGGAAGCCGATCGGAGGGCGGCGGGACGGCAGGGTGGCGCCGCCGCTCGAGTCGCGCGTGAGCCGGTGCCACCAACGGGCGCGCGGCGGGCCGGGGAATCGGCTCCGAGCGGTCGGACAGGTCCGGTGGGACAGGCGGCGGCCCAGCCAGGTGCGGGCGCTCACCTGTCCGCCTCGGGCTTGCCGTCGTCGCTCCCCGGCAGAGCCGTCCTGGTCGTGGTGTCGGGCGCCTCGGTCGTACGTGTACGTGTGCCGCCCGGGCTTCGGCTGCCGGGGCGCGTGGCTTCGGCCGGGGACGGAGCGGGGTGGGAGCCGGCCGGCCTGCGCCGTCCCCCCGTGGTGCCCACCGCGCGTGGGGTGTCGCAGCCGTCCGCCGATCGCGCTCGGCGCCGTCGGCGGGTGCTCGTCCCTCGGCGGGCTTCGGCGCCCTCGTCGCCCGTGTCCGTGCGCCCACTCGGTCCGTGCGGCGCCGCGCTTTCGGGCGCCGGGAGCACGGCCCGAGCCGTTTGCTCCTCGGTGTGCCGCTGCGCGCCGGTCTCCTCGCGCGTACGCCCCGCTCGGTCGGTGCGGTGCGCGCGCAGGCAGCGGCGGATCGCTTCCGGGTCGATTCCTTCGTTGCAGGCCTGGTGCAGCAACCGGGCGAACAGATAGTCGGGATCCGCGCCGAGCGCCATGGCCAGCGCCTCGCGGGCCTCCAGCTCGTCACCTGTCGACCAGGCGACCCAGCCGGCCAGGGTCAGTGGGGCCGCGGCGTGTTCGCCGTAGGGGCCGACGCAGCGGCGGGCCAGGGCGCGCCAGAGCCGGAGGGCCCCTGCGGCCTCGTCGCCCTCCATCCAGGTGGCCGCACGGTCGCGGGTCGTGCGGTCCTGGAGTCCGAGGATCAGCGCCGCCGCCTCGTCGTGTGCGAGCAGGTCGTCGTCGCGCTTGTCCGCCGGGTGCGTGCCCGGCGCCGGTGCCGCGGCGGCGAAGCGGTGGATGATCCGCTCGGCGAGGCCCAGGGTCTCCTCCGCCACCTGGGCGCGGGACGCGTCGTCGAGCATGCGGGGCACCAGGGTCATGCCGGCCGTGTCCAGGGCGATCTCCTGTTCCAGGGCCGCGGTCGTCTCCCAGGGCTGCAGCCTGGCCCGCAACTCCCGCAGCGTGCCGCGCACTTGGACGCCGGCGTAGGTGGCCGCGGCGGCCAGCACGGAGGTGCCGGGAAGGCCCATCGGAGTGCCGTCCTCGGGGCAGCATCCCTCGGTCGGGCAGCAGTACGACCAGAAGCGGCCGTCGGAGATGCACAGGGCCTCGACGACCGGTACGTCGAGGTCGCCGCACTGGGTGCGCAGCAGGTGGGCCAGGCGCGCCAGCCGTCGTTTGACGTCGTGGCCGGACTCTCCCGGGGACGGCTCCTGGCAGACGTAGGCCACCATCTGCTCGGGCCGGGCGCCGCGCCGCTCGCTGCCGTTCACCAGGCCGTGGGCCAGCTGGCGGGCGGCCGCCTCCCAGTCCTCCTCGTGCGCGGGGATGCCGAGCCGGGCCCGGCCGCCGAACCTGCCCTGGCCTTCACGGTCGTGCAGAGCCACCAGCACCATGCTGTCCTCGGGGCGGTAGCCGAGGACGTAGGGCAGGGCGTCGGCCAGTTCGGCGGGGGTGCGCAGGGTGACCTCGGTGTCGTGCGCGGGCGGGCCGGTGAACGGCCGCTGTCCCGGGATGTCGCTGCTCTCGAACGGTCCGGTCGTTTCGCTGTGATTCGTCATGCGCCGACGATCTCGCGGATCTTGGCCCTCCGCTTGAGCCTGTGGACAAGTCGAATCAGGGACACGACAAGCCCGATCCGGGTTGTCCACAGGCGCGGCCGGGGCCCGCCCGATTGTCGGTCCCGTCGTGTTTCATCGGACGCATGGATCGCACGAGTTGTATCGCAGAAGCAGCGGCGGGCGACGACACCGGCGCGCGTCGCCCGCACCACCGTGAGGACTGCTACCGCTCGGGGGCTTCCCCGACCGCGACGTACACCCAGCCGCCGTAGCGGGACAGCATGCGGTGGCGGGCGGCTCCCTCCTGGATCGGCTCCCACGGATGCCGCTGGACCATGCTGGTGTCGCCGCCGAACGGGGCGATCATCGGGCCCAGCATGGGGATGAGCCGGTCCGGCCACCAGCGCGGCAGCCGGTAGTCCAGCACCACCCAGCGCCCGCCGGGGCCGAGCGCCTCGTAGCCGCGCTCGACGACCTTGGCGTACTCGCCGATGAGGGTCAGGGAGAAGCAGGCGATGATCCCGCGCACGTCCTCCGGGTACTGATAAGTCGTCAGATCACCCTGTACCAGCTCGACTTGGGACAGTCCGGCACGCCGTACCCGGTCCTCGGCCTGTTCCAGCATGGCGTCGGTGAGGTCCACGCCGATCACCCGGCCGGTCGGGCCCACGGCCTCGGCGAGCAGCGGAAGGTTGTGGCCGGTGCCGCAGCCGGCGTCGACCACCGTGTCGCCGGGGCGCAGGGCGAGTTGCTCCAGGGCCAGGTGCTTGTAGGCCATGGTGCGCTGGCCGATGAGGTAAAGACGATTGGAGGTGACGTCGTATCGCTTGGCTCGCTTGCGGTAGACCGCGACCATGCGCTCGGACTCGGTGGTCATGGGCGTTCCTCGGGGAGGTGGGCCGGTCCGGCGGGACCGGAGAGCGGGACGGTCGGGGACGGCGCGTTCCTCGGGCCGCGCAACACCGAGGCCAGCACCCTCGGTTGGAGCACGACCTGGGGCGGGGCCAGCAGATGGGTCATGTCGAACAGGGCCGTGGCCACGGTCCGGTCGGTGGTCGCCACCTTCAGCAGCCGGTCGGTGTAGCGCTTGCCGAGCCGTGCGGCGAGCGGCAGCGGGCCGTCGGCGGCCCCCGGGTAGGCCAGGTCGGCGTTGCCCGAGAGCATCCACGCGGCATCCACGCAGCGGGCGATCCGCTTGCGCAGCGGGCCGGCGAAGCCGGCCGGGATCCGGCCGGTGCCCTGGGTCCCAGCCTGTTCCAGGGCCCGGTGCAGCACGAGCGCGCTCATGCCGGCGACGGAGATGCCCTGCCCGTAGGCCGGGTTGAAGGCGCCGACGGCGTCACCGAGGACGAGGAAGCGGTCGGGCCAGCGTGTGAGCCGCTCGTAGTGGCGCCGGCGGTTCTCCGTACGGCCCGATCCGTAGACCTCGCCGAGGGGCTTGGCGTCGCGGATCGCCTCGTACAGGACGGTGCTGCGCAGGCTCTTGGCGAAGTCGACGAAGCCCGCGTGGTCGAGCGGCGGACGCTCGCCGCCGAGCCCGGCCACGGAGACCATCCAGCGGTCGTTCTCGATGGGGTTGAGGATGCCCGAGCGGGGCTCCTCCGGCGTGGACTGGAGCAGGATGCACTTCCAGTCGGCGGTGTGTCCCGGCGGGCGTTCGAAGACGCAGGTGGCGTAGGCGCAGCCGGCGTCCACGACGGTCTCCTCGGGGACCGGGTAGCCGAGCCCCTCCAGCCAGGCAGGGGCGCGGGAGCCGCGGCCGGTGGCGTCCACGACGAGGTCGGCCTCCAGCCGGTACGGCTCGCCCCAGCCGGTGCGCGCCGCGGAGTCCC contains:
- a CDS encoding NAD(P)/FAD-dependent oxidoreductase, with the translated sequence MTDRSSRPQGGSHAVVLGGSLAGLCAAAALAPHVDRVTLVERDRYPDEPRWRRGVPQARHTHNLLGAGQRSLERLFPGLLDDLRDLGMVEVRMPQDMLLMVAGGWVDRFTGPHVVLSGSRDLLDWAVRRRLRDLPGVETREETEAVGLVAGPGRDTVRGVLLRERDSAARTGWGEPYRLEADLVVDATGRGSRAPAWLEGLGYPVPEETVVDAGCAYATCVFERPPGHTADWKCILLQSTPEEPRSGILNPIENDRWMVSVAGLGGERPPLDHAGFVDFAKSLRSTVLYEAIRDAKPLGEVYGSGRTENRRRHYERLTRWPDRFLVLGDAVGAFNPAYGQGISVAGMSALVLHRALEQAGTQGTGRIPAGFAGPLRKRIARCVDAAWMLSGNADLAYPGAADGPLPLAARLGKRYTDRLLKVATTDRTVATALFDMTHLLAPPQVVLQPRVLASVLRGPRNAPSPTVPLSGPAGPAHLPEERP
- a CDS encoding methyltransferase domain-containing protein produces the protein MTTESERMVAVYRKRAKRYDVTSNRLYLIGQRTMAYKHLALEQLALRPGDTVVDAGCGTGHNLPLLAEAVGPTGRVIGVDLTDAMLEQAEDRVRRAGLSQVELVQGDLTTYQYPEDVRGIIACFSLTLIGEYAKVVERGYEALGPGGRWVVLDYRLPRWWPDRLIPMLGPMIAPFGGDTSMVQRHPWEPIQEGAARHRMLSRYGGWVYVAVGEAPER
- a CDS encoding glycogen debranching N-terminal domain-containing protein; its protein translation is MHQQPTPSYAPEDERPPWDRREWFPSDGAAVTARQTIEIPPSLTVREPNPAVGRAWPSAPPGRGRRPAAATPVRTPQAVRPAPELPPTHAVLVCVALPGLAISGEGQLTGRGLDGFYRGGRRLLARCRIRVAGREPLAVQARMTGADSARFVGTLRVSPSAGPDPDVVVERTRRADGTERITLRNAAARPLRLPVEVALGTDLAELAVIASGRAGPELPATVHDSGLRWATAGAAASVIADPPPADALASAGLLRWELDLPPGATATVELRVRLDGAGPLRPAGHATTSPLAPARATGDDSRVTSLLDAAIADLQALLLRDAAHPAGIHLAAGAPWRCGLAPAEALAAARMTLPLGTRLAAGTLRTLVRTQLPDRNPQAGLIPGPRRDAGPFLPPACTGTEATLLFPVLLAEARRWGLPEQETRELLPAAERCLTWLRTTAGAGPYLPDPQPGGPARCDTQAHAYRAALLGADLLDAFDRPGAIELREWAQALRAAFRADFWVEDRGGGRPAAALAPDGRPVPHLGSTVVHLLDTGLLGSGRLAPGLLDPVQTDNLARLLGTPAMDAGWGLRGLGAKEAGHNPFGHRTGAVRVHDTALAVAGLAAAGYEKEASGLLRGLLDAAEHFGHRLPDMFAGEQRFSGSAPLPHPAACRPAAVAAASAITMLTALAGIRPDTPAGTVTLCPVRSAPLGELVLTGLRVAGAPFSVRVSRLGLAMVEEAADGLQLGV
- a CDS encoding DUF4192 domain-containing protein; translation: MTNHSETTGPFESSDIPGQRPFTGPPAHDTEVTLRTPAELADALPYVLGYRPEDSMVLVALHDREGQGRFGGRARLGIPAHEEDWEAAARQLAHGLVNGSERRGARPEQMVAYVCQEPSPGESGHDVKRRLARLAHLLRTQCGDLDVPVVEALCISDGRFWSYCCPTEGCCPEDGTPMGLPGTSVLAAAATYAGVQVRGTLRELRARLQPWETTAALEQEIALDTAGMTLVPRMLDDASRAQVAEETLGLAERIIHRFAAAAPAPGTHPADKRDDDLLAHDEAAALILGLQDRTTRDRAATWMEGDEAAGALRLWRALARRCVGPYGEHAAAPLTLAGWVAWSTGDELEAREALAMALGADPDYLFARLLHQACNEGIDPEAIRRCLRAHRTDRAGRTREETGAQRHTEEQTARAVLPAPESAAPHGPSGRTDTGDEGAEARRGTSTRRRRRARSADGCDTPRAVGTTGGRRRPAGSHPAPSPAEATRPGSRSPGGTRTRTTEAPDTTTRTALPGSDDGKPEADR